A genome region from Anopheles stephensi strain Indian chromosome 2, UCI_ANSTEP_V1.0, whole genome shotgun sequence includes the following:
- the LOC118504888 gene encoding uncharacterized protein LOC118504888, translating to HQEPGGGSGFDFASSVSVPPTVSLSLARSDGDGRDTAEEQQPCTSRQHAEPGGGGGAGGQQLAAIQLLNGASGQSSALGSTKAAVQINGVAVDHFHQNSDVDEDRRSLCQNNDVQGFISYSSDSSMIELNLKFRKCACNENIINISKENVQQMQRTSPTGAAESATSIADSTATVGPASGVAGKEGKGKKMLSLNKDNLNRLVRKLNDTATNSPSASCTKCRLSLDVKHILKQIVRVKAKHPNDPADDCGDGVCCHSAQSPYGDESCSLRRPALPLTIDDSMVGLRADDSLLGSSASPLPSPNSPVPVIGTLERRHSETVERRSIGIQHASRQGRKKAPLLRAHGRSIAQAEEIIIISDEFRRQSLRDQQSIRVQKSPKKFSKSMESIDKRNPPSLSLRPVAIRSFQLPGSTVHGLDPADEMLTIVVHNGTNHGTVSSSGEGAGAPKSISKSVDDMTLEPGACDELSPSGQPKSIEPAGDDVELIFISDEFVKRKSKSSSDVIIVQGAADRRRESSRRKKPAKTLSVAGAEGCSAQDRRKLSITTARPASTEGRIVKSATIPVVTASPGAKAKNGRRKTTISNSNSFLTYEEPFSPETLENKDIGQLFAEASAIE from the coding sequence CATCAGGAGCCCGGCGGAGGGAGTGGATTCGATTTTGCCTCCTCCGTCTCGGTGCCACCCACCGTTAGTCTGTCGCTTGCCCGTTCCGACGGCGACGGGAGGGACACGGCGGAGGAACAGCAACCATGCACATCCCGCCAACATGCCgagcctggtggtggtggtggcgctggtggtcAACAGCTCGCAGCGATCCAGCTGCTAAACGGCGCCAGCGGACAGTCGAGCGCGCTGGGCAGCACAAAGGCGGCGGTTCAGATAAACGGCGTGGCAGTGGACCACTTCCATCAGAACTCGGACGTGGACGAGGATCGACGGTCGCTGTGTCAGAACAACGATGTTCAGggtttcatttcgtactcGTCGGACAGCAGCATGATCGAGCTAAACCTAAAGTTTCGCAAGTGCGCCTGTAACGAGAACATTATCAACATCTCCAAGGAAAACGTGCAGCAGATGCAGCGAACCAGCCCGACGGGTGCGGCGGAATCAGCCACCAGCATTGCCGACAGCACTGCCACCGTTGGTCCGGCTAGCGGCGTTGCTGGCAAAGAAGGTAAAGGTAAAAAAATGCTATCATTAAACAAGGACAATTTGAACAGGTTAGTGCGCAAGCTGAACGATACCGCCACGAACAGCCCATCCGCATCATGTACAAAGTGTAGATTATCGTTAGACgtgaaacatattttaaagcaAATCGTACGAGTGAAAGCCAAACACCCCAACGATCCGGCAGACGACTGCGGGGACGGTGTATGCTGCCACTCGGCCCAGTCGCCTTACGGCGACGAATCCTGCTCCCTTCGCCGCCCAGCCCTGCCGCTCACAATCGACGACTCGATGGTGGGACTGCGGGCCGACGATTCGCTGCTCGGAAGCTCCGCCTCGCCGTTACCGTCGCCCAACTCGCCCGTGCCGGTCATCGGTACGCTCGAGCGACGGCACAGCGAAACCGTGGAGCGACGCTCGATCGGCATCCAGCACGCCTCGAGACAGGGTCGCAAAAAGGCTCCGCTGTTGCGTGCGCACGGGCGAAGCATAGCGCAGGCGGAggagatcatcatcatttcggACGAATTCCGGCGACAATCGTTACGCGACCAGCAATCGATCCGGGTGCAGAAGAGTccgaaaaagttttccaaatcGATGGAAAGCATTGACAAGCGCAATCCGCCGTCGCTCTCCCTCCGGCCGGTGGCCATCAGGAGCTTCCAGCTGCCCGGCTCGACGGTGCACGGTTTGGATCCAGCCGACGAGATGCTAACGATAGTGGTGCACAATGGTACTAATCATGGGACTGTATCGAGCAGCGGGGAAGGCGCCGGCGCCCCGAAATCGATATCCAAATCCGTCGACGATATGACGCTCGAGCCGGGAGCGTGCGACGAACTGTCGCCCTCCGGCCAGCCCAAATCCATCGAACCGGCGGGCGACGATGTGGAGCTGATCTTTATCTCGGACGAGTTTGTCAAACGAAAGTCCAAGTCCAGCTCGGATGTGATCATCGTGCAAGGTGCGGCGGATCGGCGGCGCGAAAGCAGCAGACGCAAGAAACCGGCCAAAACGCTGTCAGTGGCCGGGGCGGAAGGGTGCAGCGCACAGGACAGGCGGAAGCTGAGCATCACCACTGCCCGGCCCGCCAGTACCGAGGGTCGCATCGTGAAGTCGGCAACCATTCCGGTGGTGACGGCATCGCCCGGCGCGAAGGCCAAAAATGGCCGACGCAAAACCACAATCTCAAACTCGAATAGTTTTCTCACGTACGAGGAACCGTTCTCGCCGGAGACGCTCGAAAACAAAGACATCGGGCAGCTGTTTGCCGAGGCATCAGCGATCGAATAA